A single window of Hymenobacter sp. APR13 DNA harbors:
- a CDS encoding peptidylprolyl isomerase: MTYPFLPPAGLRLFGAACLLLSACAPTAPRQTATTTLPPNQFADATLRLIGTAQDERNTTALLPYLANPEARYREAAALALASVQDKQATNALLPLLQDPDAATRRASAYALGQTGDSTAAEPLAIQIPKAGSAVQRRYLYEALGRCATRSSLRLLWRNAAPADTSFSTGLAWGLMRAGLRGLTSEAAVARAVALLQPRQPLAARQGAAFALARTPRLDLTPYQVALTAAVADPDPVVRAAATSALGKVKSPTIAPTLIGLVRQNIDYRVRVSALRAMNATMYAPVKETAWDALTQPNSQVAVTAAEFFLAHASGEPGRQFLEKAARLTDWRVRATLLAVALKLGGPEQGAIRTAIQERYAAATDPYEKGYLLKALAEDPAAYAFVEQATFAAGQPLVVGSYGMEALVAMRRLPAFPETQHGAFALTLRRALRGGDVTIMGTAAEALRDPQLNLRRLLPDAGFVVEARDKLVLPRDLEAWQSLQQTIDYLQNRPATPVPVAKAAAHPIDWAVVQRIPARQRVLVRTSQGDITMQLHVEDAPGSVASFVQLIEQGFYDGKTFHRVVPNFVAQGGCPRGDGSGSTDYNLRSEFGDLRYGEGAVGLASAGKDTESCQWFITHGPTPHLDGRYTIFAQVVQGLDVVPKLAIGDKILKVELIR; this comes from the coding sequence ATGACTTACCCATTCCTTCCGCCCGCCGGCCTGCGCCTGTTTGGTGCCGCTTGTCTGCTACTCAGTGCGTGTGCGCCGACTGCACCGCGCCAGACGGCTACCACTACCCTGCCGCCTAATCAGTTTGCCGACGCCACGCTCCGCCTGATCGGCACGGCCCAGGATGAGCGCAACACGACGGCGCTCCTGCCCTATCTCGCTAACCCGGAAGCTCGCTACCGCGAGGCAGCAGCCTTAGCGCTGGCGTCGGTGCAGGATAAGCAGGCTACCAACGCCCTGCTCCCTCTGCTGCAGGATCCGGACGCCGCTACCCGGCGTGCTTCGGCCTACGCCCTGGGCCAGACTGGCGACAGCACGGCCGCTGAACCACTGGCGATACAGATTCCGAAGGCGGGCAGCGCGGTGCAGCGCCGATATTTATATGAGGCGCTGGGGCGCTGTGCCACGCGTAGCTCGCTGCGGCTGCTGTGGCGCAACGCGGCCCCGGCGGATACCAGCTTTTCTACCGGGCTGGCCTGGGGGCTGATGCGGGCAGGCCTGCGTGGGCTGACGTCGGAGGCGGCGGTGGCGCGAGCCGTGGCGCTGCTGCAGCCGCGGCAGCCGCTGGCGGCGCGGCAGGGTGCGGCTTTTGCGTTAGCCCGCACGCCCCGCCTCGACCTGACGCCCTACCAGGTGGCCCTCACAGCGGCCGTGGCTGACCCAGACCCGGTGGTACGGGCGGCCGCCACCAGCGCGTTGGGCAAGGTGAAGAGCCCAACCATTGCCCCCACGCTCATTGGGCTCGTACGGCAGAATATCGACTACCGGGTGCGGGTGAGTGCGCTGCGGGCCATGAACGCCACCATGTACGCGCCGGTGAAGGAAACCGCCTGGGATGCCCTGACACAGCCTAACAGCCAAGTGGCCGTTACGGCCGCCGAGTTTTTTCTGGCCCACGCCAGCGGCGAGCCGGGCCGGCAGTTTCTGGAAAAGGCCGCCCGCCTCACCGACTGGCGCGTGCGGGCCACCCTGCTGGCGGTGGCCCTGAAACTGGGCGGGCCCGAGCAGGGTGCCATCCGCACGGCCATTCAGGAGCGGTACGCGGCAGCCACCGACCCGTATGAGAAAGGCTACCTGCTGAAAGCGCTGGCCGAAGACCCAGCCGCCTACGCTTTTGTGGAGCAGGCCACCTTTGCCGCCGGCCAGCCGCTGGTGGTGGGCTCCTACGGTATGGAAGCCCTGGTGGCCATGCGCCGCCTGCCGGCCTTCCCAGAAACACAGCACGGCGCATTTGCCCTCACGCTGCGCCGGGCCCTGCGCGGCGGCGACGTAACCATCATGGGAACGGCTGCTGAGGCCCTGCGCGACCCGCAACTGAACCTGCGCCGCTTGCTGCCCGATGCCGGCTTCGTGGTGGAAGCCCGCGACAAGCTGGTGCTGCCCCGCGACCTGGAAGCCTGGCAGTCGTTGCAGCAAACCATCGACTACCTGCAAAACCGGCCCGCCACGCCCGTGCCAGTGGCTAAAGCAGCTGCGCATCCCATCGACTGGGCCGTGGTGCAGCGGATTCCGGCGCGGCAGCGCGTACTGGTACGCACCAGCCAGGGCGACATTACCATGCAGTTGCACGTGGAAGATGCGCCGGGCTCGGTGGCCAGCTTCGTGCAGCTGATAGAGCAGGGCTTCTACGATGGCAAGACGTTTCACCGGGTGGTGCCTAACTTCGTGGCGCAGGGCGGCTGCCCCCGCGGCGACGGCTCCGGCAGCACCGACTACAACCTGCGCTCCGAGTTCGGCGACCTGCGCTACGGCGAAGGCGCCGTAGGCCTGGCCTCGGCCGGCAAAGACACCGAAAGCTGTCAGTGGTTTATCACCCACGGCCCCACTCCGCACCTGGATGGCCGCTACACCATCTTCGCGCAGGTAGTACAGGGCCTAGACGTGGTTCCAAAACTGGCCATTGGCGATAAAATCCTGAAAGTGGAGCTCATCCGCTGA
- a CDS encoding cupin domain-containing protein — MADTSITKVDSAHSPKGPEGEKYLASGAQVSMRLWENEEPGDAKEPTSRPYETVGYVLKGRAELHLEGQVVVLEPGNSWVVAKGASHTYKILETFSAVEATAPPAQVHGRDK; from the coding sequence ATGGCTGATACCTCCATCACCAAAGTAGATTCCGCTCACTCGCCCAAAGGCCCCGAGGGTGAAAAGTACCTGGCTTCCGGCGCGCAGGTTTCGATGCGCCTCTGGGAAAACGAAGAGCCCGGCGACGCCAAGGAACCCACCTCCCGTCCTTACGAAACGGTGGGCTACGTGCTGAAAGGCCGCGCCGAACTGCACCTCGAAGGTCAGGTGGTCGTGCTGGAGCCCGGCAACTCCTGGGTGGTAGCCAAAGGCGCGTCGCACACTTACAAGATCCTGGAAACCTTCTCGGCCGTGGAAGCCACCGCGCCGCCCGCCCAGGTGCACGGCCGCGACAAATAG
- a CDS encoding serine O-acetyltransferase: protein MSFSSDSPFVRTLARAHQQVAAALPGAAFCQLTEQLLQVLFPERAPQPLRHPDAVAATLTQLQHDLAALLSHVTLPDPPAAVAAACMARLPALRDLLLRDAAAILAADPAAQGLDEVITTYPGFYAIALHRMAHALYQLQVPRVPRLISEYAHQRTGIDIHPGARIGSSFCIDHGTGIVIGETAVIGAHVKIFQGVTLGALSVTKALQGIKRHPTIEDHSVIYAGATILGGSTVIGSHSIIGGNVWLTESVPSHSRVYHRAQLHVTRTEDPTADLMFSI from the coding sequence ATGTCGTTTTCTTCTGACTCTCCTTTTGTCCGGACGCTGGCCCGGGCGCACCAGCAGGTGGCGGCGGCACTGCCGGGCGCGGCCTTCTGCCAGCTTACCGAGCAGCTGCTGCAGGTGCTGTTCCCGGAACGCGCCCCGCAGCCCCTGCGCCACCCCGATGCCGTAGCCGCCACGCTCACGCAGCTGCAGCACGATCTGGCGGCCCTGCTGTCCCACGTCACTCTGCCCGACCCGCCCGCTGCCGTGGCGGCGGCCTGCATGGCCCGCCTGCCCGCCCTGCGCGACCTGCTGCTGCGCGACGCGGCCGCCATTCTGGCCGCCGACCCCGCCGCCCAGGGTCTCGACGAGGTCATTACCACCTATCCGGGCTTCTACGCCATTGCCCTGCACCGCATGGCCCACGCGCTGTACCAGCTGCAGGTGCCCCGGGTGCCGCGCCTCATCAGCGAGTACGCCCACCAGCGCACCGGCATCGACATTCACCCGGGCGCCCGCATCGGCTCCTCGTTCTGCATCGACCACGGCACGGGCATCGTTATCGGCGAAACGGCCGTTATCGGGGCGCACGTCAAGATATTTCAGGGCGTTACGCTGGGGGCGCTGAGTGTCACGAAGGCGCTGCAGGGCATCAAGCGCCACCCCACCATCGAAGACCACTCGGTTATTTATGCCGGCGCCACTATTCTGGGCGGCAGCACCGTCATTGGTAGCCACAGCATCATCGGGGGCAATGTGTGGCTTACGGAGAGCGTACCGTCGCATTCGCGCGTATACCACCGGGCCCAACTGCACGTCACGCGCACCGAAGACCCCACCGCCGACCTCATGTTTTCTATTTAA
- the cysK gene encoding cysteine synthase A, with product MKFNSILDTIGRTPLLRLNKLFAHRPDVEVWVKLERANPGGSIKDRIALSMIEQAERDGILTPDSLIVEPTSGNTGVGLAMVAAVKGYKITLVMPESMSIERRRLMAAYGANLELTPREKGMKGAIEKAHELVRDTPGAWMPMQFDNPANIRVHVETTAQEILEDAPEGFDYYITGVGTGGHLTGVAEVLKPKFANLKVFAVEPEASPVISGGAPGPHPIQGIGAGFIPENLHTDVLDGTIQISQQEAFDMARRAAREEGILVGVSSGASLAAVAKKLDEVPQGGRILTFCYDTGERYLSVEGLFV from the coding sequence ATGAAATTCAACTCCATTCTGGATACCATTGGGCGCACGCCGCTGCTGCGCCTCAACAAGCTGTTTGCCCACCGCCCCGACGTGGAAGTGTGGGTGAAGCTGGAGCGCGCCAATCCCGGTGGCAGCATCAAAGACCGGATTGCCTTGAGCATGATCGAGCAGGCTGAGCGCGACGGCATCCTCACGCCCGACTCGCTGATTGTGGAGCCTACGTCCGGCAACACCGGCGTGGGCCTGGCCATGGTAGCCGCCGTGAAGGGCTACAAGATTACGCTGGTGATGCCCGAGTCGATGTCGATTGAGCGCCGCCGCCTGATGGCCGCCTACGGCGCCAACCTGGAGCTGACGCCGCGCGAGAAGGGCATGAAGGGCGCCATCGAGAAGGCCCACGAGCTGGTGCGCGACACGCCCGGCGCCTGGATGCCCATGCAGTTCGATAACCCGGCCAACATCCGTGTGCATGTGGAAACCACGGCCCAGGAAATTCTGGAAGATGCCCCAGAGGGCTTCGACTACTACATCACCGGCGTGGGCACCGGCGGCCACCTCACCGGCGTGGCCGAAGTGCTGAAGCCAAAATTTGCCAACCTGAAAGTGTTTGCCGTAGAGCCCGAAGCCTCGCCCGTTATCAGCGGTGGCGCGCCGGGCCCCCACCCCATCCAGGGCATCGGCGCGGGCTTCATTCCCGAAAACCTGCACACCGACGTACTCGACGGCACCATCCAGATTTCGCAGCAGGAGGCCTTCGATATGGCCCGCCGCGCCGCCCGCGAGGAAGGCATCCTAGTCGGCGTATCGTCGGGAGCTTCCCTGGCTGCCGTGGCTAAGAAGCTCGATGAAGTTCCGCAGGGTGGCCGCATCCTCACCTTCTGCTACGATACCGGCGAGCGGTATCTGTCGGTGGAAGGCCTGTTCGTGTAG
- a CDS encoding TonB-dependent receptor, with product MKRTFYCSFLLLLLLLISAPAAWSQGTTSSAMNGVITDKEGGGLPGATVIAVHTPTNTQYVAPTNSEGRYNIQNMRVGGPYSVRITFVGYKDANREGIFLTLGQNLRLDINLSEATTELAGVTVTGRENPVINAGRTGAATTVQREQIERLPTISRSFDDFTRLTPQANGQSFGGRNGGYNNITIDGAIFNNSFGLSPTVGGQANAQPISLDAIDQIQVSIAPYDVRQGSFTGAGINAVTRSGTNKFSGSLYGFYRNQDFVGSKVGDFERDFPNFNLKNFGFRAGGPIIKDKLFFFVNAEQEDRIDPPTGNFIANRDGAPAPGSNSTTSAASVRDLDILRNFLRDNYGYDAGAYENYDLRSFSRKATAKIDWNISDQHRFSVKYNYLKSYRDVPPSGSGAIGPANIGRSQSQFGLPFASSYYVINNNLNSVIAELNSTFSTRFANNLTAGYSAFRDFRESLGGGSFPLVDIGTATTRTAAGGGVTAANNYTSFGYEPFTANNVLNSDVYQIGDNFTAFLGKHNVTVGTYNEFYKFTNGFSPNYYGAYTFNGLDDFYAAARTTAAPLGYTRNASGVPVANTTGTLAFPQRYNLSYSALPDGSFPFAVTKAAQLGLYVQDEWSPLDNLKVTAGIRGDLPIIYSEIARNENAANLTFRNGVKLETDKLPDRKVLLSPRIGFNWDVNNDQKTQVRGGTGIFTGRIPFVWLSNQAGNNGVQFGSFSRSGTAVATAVNPNNPTGPLGNYFDPNVDAYRPNGAAPNTQYNLAVTARDFKFPQVWRSNLAIDQELPGGIIGTLEALYTRDLNAVYFENVNLPNPVGRANGPDNRPIFYTFGTPNASGLYTGSGLIQNNRIYNGQGGVSPANPIITDAILMKNTNKGYSYSVTGQLQKSFSNGLYASAAYTYTDSRSVNDGGSIAQTNWRDRPASGDPNDNVLSYSNFLQQHRVIASLSYRREYLEHLGTTISMFFEAAPAGRFSYTYAGDMNGDGSGGAGNDLMYIPRNQSEINLRDIVYTFTPSVGAPPVEYARYTAAQQWTDLNAYIEQDKYLSKRRGEYAERNGAVRPWQNRLDVRLLQDIFTNLGENKNTLQLSVDVFNFGNLLNRNWGTFQTANVSNPLSFAGYDQQGRPNFTYPYLTNPSIVTPASGTTPAVVSPGVPLTKTFRNETGGLGSRWQAQVGVRYIFN from the coding sequence ATGAAACGCACTTTTTACTGCAGTTTCCTGCTGTTGCTACTGTTGCTGATTTCGGCACCGGCAGCCTGGAGCCAGGGCACCACCTCGTCGGCCATGAATGGCGTGATTACGGACAAGGAGGGCGGGGGCCTACCCGGTGCCACTGTCATTGCCGTGCACACGCCTACCAACACGCAGTACGTAGCCCCCACCAACTCCGAGGGCCGCTACAACATTCAGAACATGCGCGTAGGTGGACCATATTCGGTTCGCATCACGTTTGTAGGCTACAAGGATGCCAACCGGGAAGGCATCTTCCTGACGCTGGGCCAGAACCTGCGTCTCGACATCAACCTGAGCGAAGCCACCACTGAGTTGGCCGGCGTAACCGTGACCGGCCGCGAGAATCCGGTAATCAATGCCGGCCGCACGGGCGCTGCTACCACTGTGCAGCGCGAGCAGATTGAGCGCCTGCCCACCATCAGCCGTTCCTTCGACGATTTCACCCGCCTCACGCCCCAGGCTAACGGCCAGAGCTTCGGCGGCCGCAACGGCGGCTACAACAACATCACCATCGACGGCGCCATCTTCAACAACTCCTTCGGCTTGTCGCCTACGGTAGGGGGCCAAGCTAACGCCCAGCCGATTTCGCTGGACGCCATCGACCAGATTCAGGTGAGCATTGCGCCCTACGACGTGCGTCAGGGCTCGTTCACGGGTGCCGGCATCAACGCCGTGACGCGCAGTGGCACCAACAAGTTCAGCGGCTCGCTCTACGGCTTCTACCGCAACCAGGACTTCGTGGGCAGCAAGGTGGGCGACTTCGAGCGCGACTTCCCCAACTTCAACCTCAAGAACTTCGGCTTCCGGGCCGGCGGCCCGATTATCAAGGACAAGCTGTTCTTCTTTGTGAATGCCGAGCAGGAAGACCGGATTGATCCGCCAACCGGCAACTTCATTGCCAACCGCGACGGGGCCCCTGCGCCCGGCAGCAACTCCACCACGTCGGCCGCTTCGGTTCGCGACCTGGACATCCTGCGCAACTTCCTCCGGGACAACTACGGCTATGACGCCGGCGCCTACGAAAACTACGACCTGCGCTCGTTCAGCCGCAAGGCCACGGCCAAAATCGACTGGAACATCAGCGACCAGCACCGCTTCAGCGTGAAGTACAACTACCTGAAGTCATACCGCGACGTGCCGCCAAGCGGCTCGGGCGCTATCGGCCCCGCCAACATTGGCCGCTCCCAGTCGCAGTTCGGCCTGCCGTTCGCGTCGTCGTACTACGTTATCAACAACAACCTGAACTCGGTGATTGCCGAGCTGAACAGCACCTTCAGCACTCGCTTCGCCAACAACTTGACGGCTGGCTACTCGGCCTTCCGCGACTTCCGCGAGAGCCTGGGCGGCGGCAGCTTCCCGCTGGTTGACATTGGCACGGCTACCACCCGCACGGCGGCTGGCGGCGGCGTTACGGCGGCCAACAACTACACCTCGTTTGGCTACGAACCCTTCACGGCCAACAACGTGCTCAACTCCGACGTGTACCAGATCGGCGACAACTTCACGGCCTTCCTGGGCAAGCACAACGTGACCGTGGGTACCTACAACGAGTTCTACAAGTTCACCAACGGTTTCTCGCCGAACTACTACGGCGCTTACACCTTCAACGGCCTCGACGACTTCTATGCGGCGGCCCGCACCACGGCTGCTCCGCTGGGCTACACCCGCAACGCCAGCGGCGTGCCCGTAGCCAACACCACCGGCACCCTGGCTTTCCCGCAGCGCTACAACCTCTCGTACTCGGCCCTGCCCGATGGCTCGTTCCCATTTGCCGTAACGAAAGCAGCCCAACTGGGCCTCTACGTGCAGGATGAGTGGAGCCCGCTCGACAACCTGAAGGTGACGGCCGGCATCCGCGGCGACCTGCCGATTATTTACTCGGAAATTGCCCGCAACGAAAACGCCGCCAACCTGACGTTCCGCAACGGCGTGAAGCTGGAAACCGACAAGCTGCCCGACCGCAAAGTGCTGCTCTCGCCCCGTATCGGCTTCAACTGGGACGTGAACAACGACCAGAAAACGCAGGTGCGCGGTGGTACGGGCATTTTCACCGGCCGCATTCCGTTTGTGTGGCTGTCCAACCAGGCCGGCAACAACGGCGTGCAGTTTGGCTCGTTTTCCCGCAGCGGTACCGCCGTAGCTACGGCCGTGAATCCCAATAACCCAACCGGGCCGCTTGGCAACTACTTCGACCCGAACGTGGATGCCTACCGCCCCAACGGCGCGGCGCCCAACACCCAGTACAACCTGGCCGTAACCGCCCGCGACTTCAAGTTCCCGCAGGTATGGCGCTCCAACCTGGCCATCGACCAGGAGCTGCCCGGTGGCATCATCGGTACGCTGGAAGCCCTCTACACCCGTGACCTGAATGCCGTGTACTTCGAAAACGTGAACCTGCCCAACCCCGTGGGCCGCGCTAATGGCCCCGACAACAGGCCGATTTTCTACACGTTCGGTACGCCCAACGCCAGCGGCCTGTACACCGGCAGCGGCCTGATCCAGAACAACCGCATCTACAACGGCCAGGGCGGCGTGTCGCCGGCTAACCCCATCATCACGGACGCCATCCTGATGAAGAACACCAACAAGGGCTACTCGTACTCCGTGACCGGCCAGCTGCAGAAGTCGTTCAGCAACGGCCTCTACGCCAGCGCCGCCTACACCTACACTGATTCGCGCTCCGTGAACGACGGCGGCAGCATCGCCCAGACCAACTGGCGCGACCGGCCCGCATCCGGCGACCCCAATGACAACGTGCTGAGCTATTCCAACTTCCTGCAGCAGCACCGCGTCATTGCCTCGCTGTCGTACCGCCGCGAGTACCTGGAGCACCTGGGCACCACCATCTCCATGTTCTTTGAGGCCGCTCCGGCCGGCCGCTTCTCCTACACCTACGCCGGCGATATGAACGGCGACGGCTCGGGCGGCGCTGGCAACGACCTGATGTACATTCCACGCAACCAGAGCGAGATTAACCTGCGCGACATTGTGTACACCTTCACGCCCTCGGTAGGAGCACCGCCAGTGGAGTACGCACGGTATACGGCCGCCCAGCAGTGGACCGACCTGAACGCCTACATCGAGCAGGACAAGTACCTGAGCAAGCGCCGTGGTGAGTACGCCGAGCGCAACGGCGCCGTGCGCCCCTGGCAGAACCGCCTCGACGTGCGGTTGCTGCAGGACATCTTCACCAACCTCGGCGAAAACAAGAACACCCTGCAGCTGAGCGTGGACGTGTTCAACTTCGGCAACCTGCTCAACCGCAACTGGGGCACCTTCCAGACGGCCAACGTGTCGAACCCGCTGTCCTTCGCTGGCTACGACCAGCAGGGGCGCCCCAACTTCACGTATCCGTACCTGACCAACCCGAGCATCGTTACGCCGGCCTCGGGCACTACGCCAGCCGTGGTGTCGCCGGGCGTGCCGCTCACCAAGACTTTCCGCAACGAAACCGGTGGTCTGGGTTCGCGCTGGCAGGCCCAGGTGGGTGTGCGCTATATCTTCAACTAA
- a CDS encoding carboxypeptidase regulatory-like domain-containing protein → MKHQRLLHLLVLLLTLLSARTGWSQGATTSAMNGVITDKEGSGLPGATVIAVHTPTNTQYVAPTNSEGRYNIQNMRVGGPYSVRITFVGYKDANREGIFLTLGQNLRLDINLSEATTELAGVTVTGTQDRVISAGRTGAETTISREQIQRLPTLNRSLQDFVRVSPQSNGGGSSSIGGSNNRYNNITIDGAVNNDVFGLAGSGTPGGQSGTQPISLDAVQEIQVVVAPYDVTLGNFTGGGVNAVTRSGTNDISASIYGFGRNQSIVGKSVTEPRTKAADFYNYQTGARVGGAIVRDKVFFFANAEISRRNEPLGFVPGASDSRLDLNVINTIAATAAERYGYNVGDFGNLTRRTESTKIFGRLDFNLSENHQLTVRHNFVDAFDDNITRSSSALRFGSNAYKFNNVTNSTVAELNSRFGATSNKLLLSYSRIRDTRDVPGSLFPTIQITEAGNSYTFGTERSSGFNQLDQDILEVTDNVTRAVGKHTFTLGTHNEFFKFRNLFINNGVGFYQFNTLADFTAATPRVNRLQAAYATNNNGEAQFSAMQFGVYLQDQYSPAENLRLTLGARLDVPFFFDKPGFNAPVTTQFGPDIRTDNVPNGQLLFAPRAGFNWDVNNDAQIQVRGGTGIFTGRVPFVWISNSFTNSGLIQGAVDARPIGTAPNIIYPPVVTNPTQIPTVFTTAPYSPVRTSEINVLEKDFKLPQVWRTNLAVDFRLPGDVVATLEGIYSKTLNDIYYRNINLVAPTGRLIGPDQRPTYPAARQINTNYTNVLLLDNTNKGYRYNGTVQLQKNFTNGLNTSAAYTYGMSKEVNSGASSTALSNWQFNQVQYDPNNPELGFSRNDQRHRVLLTGGYTFRYAGDKLATNISAIYEGLAGAPIAYVYGQGGRDLNNDGAFGNDLIYIPRNANDPNEINIVTSGASDTRTVAQIREQLEAFIQNDPYLRNNRGQIAERFAARTPWTHQVDIRIAQDFNFTAGDKKNTIQVSFDIQNVGNLLNKDWGRQYFVNNNAIELLRPETTGANNVRPSFSFPATFAANGNRGYDFAPFASRWQGQLGVRYIFN, encoded by the coding sequence ATGAAACACCAACGTTTACTCCATCTTCTGGTGCTGTTGCTGACGCTGCTGTCGGCACGCACTGGTTGGAGCCAGGGTGCCACTACCTCCGCCATGAACGGGGTTATCACGGACAAAGAAGGCTCGGGCTTGCCGGGCGCTACGGTGATTGCCGTGCACACGCCTACCAACACGCAGTACGTAGCCCCCACCAACTCCGAGGGCCGCTACAACATCCAGAACATGCGCGTGGGTGGACCATATTCGGTTCGCATCACGTTTGTAGGCTACAAGGATGCCAACCGGGAAGGCATCTTCCTGACGCTGGGCCAGAACCTGCGTCTCGACATCAACCTGAGCGAAGCCACCACTGAGTTGGCCGGCGTAACGGTGACCGGCACCCAGGACCGCGTAATCAGCGCAGGCCGGACGGGTGCTGAAACCACCATTTCGCGCGAGCAGATCCAGCGTCTGCCCACGCTGAACCGCAGCCTGCAGGACTTCGTGCGCGTGTCGCCGCAGTCGAACGGTGGCGGTAGCAGCTCTATCGGTGGCTCCAACAACCGCTACAACAACATCACCATCGACGGCGCCGTGAACAACGACGTATTCGGTCTGGCCGGCTCGGGTACGCCCGGTGGCCAGTCGGGCACGCAGCCCATCTCGCTGGACGCTGTGCAGGAAATCCAGGTAGTAGTTGCGCCTTATGACGTAACGCTGGGCAACTTCACCGGCGGTGGCGTAAACGCCGTAACGCGTTCCGGTACCAACGACATTTCGGCCTCGATCTATGGCTTCGGTCGTAACCAGAGCATTGTAGGCAAGAGCGTTACGGAGCCCCGCACCAAAGCGGCCGACTTCTACAACTACCAGACGGGTGCCCGCGTGGGCGGTGCCATCGTGCGCGACAAAGTGTTCTTCTTTGCCAATGCCGAAATCAGCCGCCGCAATGAGCCCCTGGGCTTCGTACCCGGTGCTTCCGATTCGCGCCTCGATCTGAACGTTATCAATACGATTGCCGCCACGGCTGCTGAGCGCTACGGCTACAACGTAGGCGACTTCGGCAACCTGACGCGCCGCACCGAAAGCACCAAAATCTTTGGTCGTCTGGACTTCAACCTTTCTGAAAACCACCAACTCACGGTGCGTCACAACTTCGTAGACGCTTTCGATGACAACATTACCCGCTCGTCGTCGGCGCTGCGTTTCGGCAGCAATGCCTATAAGTTCAACAACGTAACCAACAGCACGGTAGCGGAACTTAACAGCCGTTTCGGCGCTACTTCCAACAAGCTGCTGCTGAGCTACTCCCGTATCCGCGACACCCGCGACGTACCTGGTTCGCTGTTCCCGACCATTCAGATTACGGAAGCTGGTAACTCCTACACCTTCGGTACGGAGCGCAGCTCGGGCTTCAATCAGCTCGACCAGGACATCCTCGAAGTTACCGACAACGTAACTCGCGCCGTTGGCAAGCACACTTTCACGCTGGGCACGCACAACGAGTTCTTCAAGTTCCGCAACCTGTTTATCAACAACGGGGTGGGCTTTTACCAGTTCAACACGCTGGCTGACTTTACGGCTGCTACGCCTCGCGTAAACCGCCTGCAAGCTGCTTATGCCACCAACAACAATGGCGAAGCGCAGTTCAGCGCCATGCAGTTTGGCGTATATCTGCAAGATCAGTACTCACCTGCCGAAAACCTGCGTCTGACGCTGGGTGCTCGTCTGGACGTGCCGTTCTTTTTCGACAAGCCCGGCTTCAACGCACCCGTAACTACCCAGTTTGGTCCGGACATCCGCACCGACAACGTGCCGAACGGCCAGTTGCTGTTCGCTCCCCGTGCTGGTTTCAACTGGGACGTAAACAACGACGCCCAGATTCAGGTGCGTGGTGGTACGGGTATCTTCACCGGCCGTGTGCCGTTCGTGTGGATTTCCAACAGCTTCACCAATAGCGGCCTGATCCAGGGTGCGGTGGATGCTCGCCCAATCGGCACGGCTCCCAACATCATCTACCCGCCCGTTGTAACCAATCCAACGCAGATTCCGACTGTTTTCACCACGGCTCCTTACTCGCCGGTGCGCACTTCGGAAATCAACGTACTGGAGAAGGATTTCAAACTGCCCCAGGTATGGCGTACCAACCTGGCCGTTGACTTCCGCCTGCCCGGCGACGTAGTAGCTACTTTGGAAGGTATCTATTCGAAAACCCTCAACGACATCTACTACCGCAACATCAACCTGGTAGCGCCAACCGGCCGCCTGATTGGTCCAGACCAGCGTCCGACATACCCAGCGGCTCGTCAGATCAACACCAACTACACCAACGTTCTGCTGCTCGACAACACCAATAAAGGCTACCGCTACAACGGTACCGTGCAGCTGCAGAAAAACTTCACGAACGGTCTGAACACCTCGGCGGCTTACACCTATGGCATGTCGAAAGAGGTGAACAGCGGTGCCAGCAGCACGGCTCTCTCCAACTGGCAGTTCAACCAGGTGCAGTACGACCCCAACAACCCGGAGCTGGGCTTCTCGCGCAACGACCAGCGTCACCGCGTGTTGCTGACCGGTGGCTACACCTTCCGTTACGCCGGCGACAAACTGGCTACCAACATCTCGGCCATCTACGAAGGCTTGGCGGGTGCCCCGATTGCTTACGTATACGGCCAGGGTGGCCGCGACCTGAACAACGACGGTGCTTTTGGCAACGACCTGATCTACATCCCACGCAACGCCAACGATCCGAACGAAATCAACATCGTGACCAGCGGCGCTTCCGACACGCGTACGGTAGCTCAGATCCGCGAGCAGCTGGAAGCCTTCATCCAGAACGACCCGTACCTGCGCAATAACCGTGGTCAGATTGCCGAGCGCTTCGCCGCCCGCACTCCCTGGACGCATCAGGTAGATATCCGCATCGCACAGGATTTCAACTTCACCGCCGGCGACAAGAAGAACACCATTCAGGTGAGCTTCGACATCCAGAACGTAGGCAACCTGCTCAACAAAGACTGGGGCCGTCAGTACTTCGTGAACAACAACGCCATCGAGCTGCTGCGTCCGGAAACGACGGGTGCTAACAACGTGCGTCCTTCCTTCTCGTTCCCCGCTACGTTTGCCGCCAACGGCAACCGCGGCTACGACTTTGCTCCTTTCGCTTCGCGTTGGCAGGGGCAGCTGGGCGTACGCTACATCTTCAACTAA